From the Gammaproteobacteria bacterium genome, one window contains:
- a CDS encoding chemotaxis protein CheW, whose product MDAAKNIAHDIQQGMESDGDQFLTFMLAGEEYGVDILRVQEIKGWDSVTPIPNTPDYIRGVINLRGTIVPIVDLRRRFHLEAVEYGPMTVVIVLRVEDPNTGNSRVMGLVVDAVSDVYNVPEESIKPAPDFGSVVDVDFVKGLATLENAMVIVLDIDRLLNASEMAVVERVAK is encoded by the coding sequence ATGGACGCAGCAAAAAATATTGCGCATGACATTCAGCAGGGCATGGAATCGGACGGAGACCAGTTTCTCACCTTCATGCTCGCCGGCGAAGAATATGGCGTAGACATTCTCCGGGTGCAGGAGATCAAGGGCTGGGACTCGGTAACGCCGATCCCGAATACCCCGGATTATATTCGCGGCGTGATCAATCTGCGCGGCACCATCGTACCGATTGTTGACCTGCGCCGTCGCTTTCATCTGGAGGCGGTGGAATACGGCCCGATGACGGTGGTGATCGTGCTCCGCGTCGAAGACCCCAATACCGGCAATAGCCGCGTGATGGGCCTGGTGGTGGATGCGGTGTCCGATGTCTACAACGTACCGGAAGAGTCCATCAAACCGGCGCCCGATTTTGGCAGCGTGGTGGATGTGGATTTTGTAAAGGGACTGGCGACGCTGGAAAACGCCATGGTGATCGTGCTGGATATCGATCGTCTGCTCAACGCCTCCGAGATGGCCGTTGTTGAGCGTGTGGCGAAATAG